The Mytilus galloprovincialis chromosome 11, xbMytGall1.hap1.1, whole genome shotgun sequence genome contains the following window.
ttatattgctgtttttttctccatttataacatttttttttaattttgtgtatttataggtcagatattggcttttatgatcatcaacaggtcctgcaggtctatactgaagaggaaacttaattgttaatacttttctacataattggattaattaatGTGATTTTatggaaaaagaaaaagaaaaaattctacaaaattgctataaacaaaatggagtactatcaaagatgcacaagaacacaattgtgtaaaatgtaacaacctacatattcactgatggattatggagaaattaagaaaaaaaatagtatctttgtcatgtttgttgtcgaaataaacacctgctttatccattcatgtacatggctccatcatatcaaatataccaTGTACCTTAtacagagaagatgtttgaagaacaagttgccaaaatttattcaaccaattgaaggaagatgtcttgtggatgaaattatttatgcactgaactgttatgtagggggtCGATTAATtgtacacagcagctgaaacaaAAGACAAGTTAATTTAACATggaaagtgtttattttatttaatatgcaaatatgagcaTAATAGTAATAACATCACAAATGGTATGATATTCATAgcgttttgcttattattgtattgtcttaaacatgttaaacagtcagccttttgtttttgtatgtttaatactcaccatgaaaatttgtattaaagttttaattatcttttgcATCAGTAATTCAGTCtaggaaaaattatatttatactgtttgtactgttatgaaatttccatagaggaaaaatagcggaaaacatttccttaagggaaatttgatgttcagaaatttccttggaggaaatttgaagaacaatgatttccttagaggaaattttttgtcttgaattttccctaaaggaaaagtgtttgtcaaaaatttcctcacaggaaaaagtatttcctccaaggaaaatttgaagctgcaaatttcctcacaggaaaaagtatttcctcaaaggaaaatttgaagccgcaaatttcctcaaaggaaatagaatttcctcaaaggaaaactTGAAGacgcaaatttcctcaaaggaaaaagaatttcctcaaaggaaatatttatgcagcaaattccctaagggaaatctttttcccttgaggaaaaatctttttcctgtagggaaatttgatttcccttgaggaaaagtacttttcctctgagtacttttcctctgaggaaattgttgaaaaaaggggcataactttttcaacagtggtgctaaagccaaaaaattttaggacaaatatcagggaaccaataccaaccaagttatcaacttcattttgacttaacttcaaaaattaaggtgacaacttttgcactcagcggaattgcaaacttgtcccggagactgttccaggttcaatccaccattttcaacataagaaaatgcctgtaccaagtcaggcacatgacagttgttatgaattcgtttgaagtgtttgagcttttgattttgccgtttgctTATGGACTtaccgtttttaattttcctcggagttgcttgtgattttactttttgcctaAACTTCATGTAAATGGAAATTAAGGTgatacccaacaccttcactaaaattaatttggctcgttaaattttcataaaattttggcaaagtatttactttgaccctttgacaaaaatataaaaaattcaaaaaatttaaaccaaccaatttatcagaaaaattacactggttaaatagcagtttgacaaacactaatttgatcatcgagaagcttaatattaCCTAAACAACGCAACGTAAtaaaaacgtttagctgattttacagagttatctccctgtagtgttaggtaccaccttaactaaaATATTACTACCAAATTGCTCTTCAACCATTGACTAACCTAAATATCATTTACAAGTTTGAAATATAGCAGTGACTTGGTTATAAGCcaggtacctttgaaaactatttggTTATAAAGTTATGGTTATTTATACTTTATCCCTCGGGTCCGAGTTATCTATTTGCtctgtggaatactagtgtataTATCTATTTCCCGTTTGAAGGCTAGTTTATACATCTATTTCCCGTCGGAATGCTAGTTCAATTCTGAATCCCTTGTTCTACCAGTGCCACGTATTCTGCATGCTGACAAACTCAATCAGCATGTCTTTGAACAATTTGAATTTGGTGTGTCCCAAGATAAACTCTTTGACCAATGTCAAACATGTATTTTTCTACCCAGTGGAAATGATGACCTTTCCTTCATCCGAATATATACATTAATTGTTGAATAACTTCTAGTACATGCTGATGCTGATCTTTAATATGAATGGTAGACTTACCAAACTCTTTTGGAAAACAGTAATGAATCCATACATGTAATGCATtcatttctaaaatatataacatCTACGTTAAGAAATCACTGAACTTTAACAGATAAAACTATTGTTGATTTTCAATTGGTTTAGAAATTATTTGATACATGTCTTTGACTAGCCAAAGTATTAACATCACTAGCTTACTTACTATTAAAGATAAAATAAGATGTCCCTAGTTACACATGTGTTATATACACTGTATGTTAGGGtgcatgattgattgattggttgttggttgcttaacgtccaggggcaaatatttcatgcatgttaaggACGAGAAtaagtttacaataaatacattaggtaggtcttgtcataatagaggccaccCGGGATGATGGTCAGGAAAATTTCGACTGCCACTAAAAAATGAGGGTTTGTtcgatagggacagaaattttgccttacaacaggccacATACGGAcacctcaaagagttgttgcaagggttctcaacgtgcaaagagcgtggcactctctttacacgaggcaacATCCTCATTCTGACCAGTCATGACTGCGGAcctgatacatcccgcacagccaaacggacgccccacttcagcaagcgttttattgccggtcggaagaagaccaagtgaccatattttgtttctccagtcacccttggggatgaATGTATTGAGTTATAGATTAAACTTGTCATGTTTTATTATAGTTTACGATAATTTGCTGTAAATAAAGTTTCTAAATCAAGAATCCATTAGCAGCAGCACTTAATCAGTGTTCTATAAGGTATAGTATGCCAAGTTTAAGGCGCCGAACAAGATGTTACTGACATACTGTCTTGATTAATAGacagaatataataaaaaaaagttataagcatgactaaaatatttcatatcattattattttttcccgatttagtattttttgttttgttctcttCTTATTTAATGTAACATTTCGGGGCATCCTCGCTGCTTTAATCTTTCTGCTGAAGAGAGTATCATAGGTTAAATTAAGGTTAAATATATTAGTATATTAATGTTAAATGTGCTTGTTCCCGTGTCAAAATATGAGTGTAATGTTTGTCGCTGGATGGTTATCAAATATCTCTGAAGTAGCTTGGCTGTCACAATTTTACCTTGAAGCTCGTTATTTTTGTAAGGTACTGTTTTGCCATACCTATAGCATTTAGAAAAGGTAACACGAATCTATATATTGATTGGTAAATTGAAAAACTAGTTGTTAGCAGCACGCTATAAGATCATTATAATATCAAATGACTTTATGCTATCATTTTAAGTACTGAATGCAAAACGAAATCAGTTGTTAATGTTtgtcaaattttgatattttacaaacgattcaatttaaaaaaaaatacttgcacAGGACCAAAATGAGAAACCTATATATTAACATACTGTTCAGTACAATTGTGCTTGTTTACGGTGGGAAGGACTGTTGCCGAAATATTGGTATGTATCTTCAAttgtttatcttatttaaaaacaaagaacTGCCATCTGGAGTCTTTGCCATTAGCTGTAAATCATTCCTTTTGGTAATAGAAAAGTATCTTGTcaaaagtaagatatttatttatctattgaaCATTGTGCGTTTTAAACTGGTTTTGCTGACCTGTACATGTCTTTATTCTATTGGCTTCTATAACGATTTCATATCCTGGTTTCACTGATTAATAAGGGTTGATGCTGACTAAGAGTTCAAAGTGATAATACAAATGTATTGTATTATTAACTTCAATTGTAGAGGCCAGGGATGAAAGTTTACACAAATGTTGTAAAAATCATCTTATTTTAGGTAAATCTAAGGCAGCATTATTAGGGGCAATTGATACACTGCAGAGAACCAACAGACTGCTTGGAGAGTGTAAGTTTTAGCAAGatgattaatttatatataaaattatgaagAGAACAAAATCAATGTTGATATAAGTGCTATATCTCtagtaaaccaacttattttagTGATCAGTCATTAAACATACATCTTAAATCTATTTGTATACCATGCAAGTTTGTTCATATTTCAGATTAAAGGCTGATACcccacactgtgtttttttttctttcaggtGGACAAACTTTAGATAAAAAAGTCGCTTTTCATGCACGACTATCGACGGACGTCACTCTGGGCTCTTCTGAAACAGTAATTTTTGATGACGTAATCACAAATATTGGTAGCGCTTATGACTTCCGAACTGGTCATTTTTCAGCTCCCAATGACGGTGTGTATTTCTTTGCTTCTACATTTCTTAAGACGCATCGTAGCAGTAGTCTACATTTACAAATGATGAAAAACAACGATATGATATCAAAAGGTCATGCTGCACCTGGGGGGTATGCAGAAGCAGGCTCCATGAATGCAATAGTATCCCTGAAGCGAGGAGACACTGTAATCGTACGTCATCATGCAGGATCTGTAATAGAATCAATTCATGGAGATTGGTGTTTCTTTTCTGGATATCAAGTCtattaatatttacaaataataaattatcATGACTTTATGAGTTCAATTTTTTAAACTTAAGTTCAGTCATTGCAAGATTGCCTTTAAACTGTATGCTACTAGTTAATTGTGGTTAAACAATTGGTCGTTGTACTGCTGTATAAGAGTCAATAGATTTTTGTGTATGCGTTGTACGTCTTATAACCGATATTCAAAAATAAGAGGGATCGGATCAGACCAGCATCATCTTAGCCCATGGGAGTAAATTGTATCTGATAATTATTTATAAGAattttttcttacattttaaaACCATATAGTCATTGTTTTAGCACTTGCTGTGATCGGAAACCGTTCTTATCATAACGACttgtgttttcaatatttttcatacattttcatCGTGTCTTTTTGGTggcttatttttataatttgtcagTTATTGAGATCCCGAGATTAATGTAACCAATCACAACTAAGGTTATAAAGTTGTGTAACATTATTGTTAGGTCTTTAGCCTTAGTGTTGACTGTTTTAATAACACGAACCATTAATTCATCGGCTTATGCACATGTGACCTCGGTAGAATTTAAACCAACTATTTGTAATTGTGAATAAGACAAAAGCTTTTTTATTGGCCCAAAATGTTATTCTTGATCTAGCCATCATTGGTATTTAATGTATTACCGTCTCaatttctgtaccaagtcaggaaaatgacagttgttatcaatttgtttgatgtgttttatcttttcagtttgccatttgattagggactttccgttttgaattttccacggagttcagttctagtatttttgtaattttactttttcatcTAGCATGTTCAGTGtgttgatagatataagaagatgtgttataggtgccaatgagaaaactctacatccaagtcacaatttataaaagtaaaccattattggtcaaagtacggtcttcaatacggagcttttggctcacaccgaatagcaagctataatgTGTCTCAAAAATGATAAGTGTGAATCCATGCaagcgggaaaaccaacggtctaatctatatgaaaaaatcgagaaacgagaaacacgtgtgaaccacataaacaaacgacatctactgaacatcagatttctgatataggacaggtgcaaacaattacaGCGAGTTTGATCCCATATACAATCCTTATATGAAACAAAAGTGTAACAACAccacatagaaagacacactatataaTTACAcattatcaattgaaatggcttaactgaATCAAAAGCCATATAAACACATCTAAACaaacactgaacgaataaatgtgATTTATGatacaatttaaatacaaaatcaatagaAAAGGGGTGGATAAGTAAAAGCAACATCAGGATTATGCATTGGAAATTTTGATTACGTAATGGCAATACAGAGTGGAGATCCCACATTTTTGTCCCACAAGACAATTTAAACCCCGGTGCCTGTAAAAAGTCAGGAACCGCTAGCCTATGTTTGTCTGGTGTGTTATTTTTGGTGTTATTATTCAATTTTGGCTCATTTGTATGTTCGAAACTATGGTTAGTATCCATTTTGCTGAATTATTATACACTTGTGTTCAGGGTCCAGATGAAGCCAGTTCCCGAATTCGGGATTTCGTGCTGCTTTGAAGATACATTTGTGGCCTAGTGCTGATTTCTGTTCTTTAATTGGGTTGTTTTCTGCTTGGAACGTTCCAGTTTCTGTTTCCATTCtcctttcatatatatattagcTACGATGATTTAAATGAACAATTAACAATCTATGTTAAGGATGGTTCCTCAGCAGTACAAAGAAATGGTCCTAAAACGGATATAATTTCATTTGTTGTGTGTCAACAGACATATCATTTATATATGCAGCGGGTTTAGTGTCTGCTAAAGTAATATGAAGTTGAATTAAGCATACAATACGATCCTTAAATTATAGAATTACCCAATGTTGTTATTTGAAGAACCGAAGTTGCGGAAACATTGGTAAGTAGGTAATTAGTTCAAACACATTTAACAGGTCAGGGATACTgtactaccttatatggaaatgactgaattagcatacttatgttctcgcacatgtaattatttattttcgtgTGACGCAATCTATTTTTACctgggtttttgaccaatccaataaatgagtaacaatgcatggCGGACTTCTTCATGTTTACAATCAATCGCGaccacgtgttatttactgaaatgtaACACATTTTTTCATGCATCACTTTTTGTATACttatttatagttcgtgatataaagtattctgtccatgctcagattaacgaagagttgtttctatgcaaAGAAACGAGTGTTTGAATTCAACGATATATAGTAATTAATTTGATTGATGATGACAGGGAGATCTTAGGTATTCGTGAACAAGACAGCAttttgtatacgtgtgcatgcaaaacgAATTTCTTGGTAAAGGGGTTAAAATACAGCAcaaataacatttcaaaaaaaaaaaaacagtaaaaaatatattttaaca
Protein-coding sequences here:
- the LOC143051385 gene encoding complement C1q tumor necrosis factor-related protein 3-like produces the protein MRNLYINILFSTIVLVYGGKDCCRNIGKSKAALLGAIDTLQRTNRLLGECGQTLDKKVAFHARLSTDVTLGSSETVIFDDVITNIGSAYDFRTGHFSAPNDGVYFFASTFLKTHRSSSLHLQMMKNNDMISKGHAAPGGYAEAGSMNAIVSLKRGDTVIVRHHAGSVIESIHGDWCFFSGYQVY